In Nocardia yunnanensis, one DNA window encodes the following:
- a CDS encoding TIGR02234 family membrane protein: MSDPDPDRSAAESATGADAPAPEDAATVAQRAIAADLAEAEANAAQAEADARAAQTTTKTRRRPLGAVALLAVAAALMWASSRMTWVSLEVSREGMGVGRTVHLSGSTWFGALTPLALVLLATIAAVFATRGWLRRLVGVVVAVLAAVAAVPGFWLLQHRGNTAERAAQLAELRVFEHGGAVQTAIWPEWLSLLGALAAFVAGLLLVRMPAESARMSGKYDNPAVRKSAATAQVARHHAGQRETESASQQTATGQLSGRVLWDALDEGVDPTDEESNHDAAHPDPGKGGSGDNHR, from the coding sequence ATGAGCGACCCGGACCCGGATCGAAGCGCGGCCGAGAGCGCCACGGGCGCCGACGCCCCCGCACCGGAGGACGCCGCGACGGTCGCGCAGCGCGCGATCGCGGCCGATCTGGCCGAAGCGGAGGCGAACGCCGCGCAGGCCGAAGCCGATGCGCGCGCGGCGCAGACCACCACCAAGACCCGGCGCCGCCCGCTCGGCGCGGTCGCGCTGCTCGCGGTGGCGGCGGCGCTGATGTGGGCGTCCTCGCGCATGACCTGGGTGAGCCTGGAGGTCAGCCGGGAAGGCATGGGCGTGGGCCGCACCGTGCACCTCAGCGGCAGCACCTGGTTCGGCGCGCTGACGCCGCTGGCGCTGGTGCTGCTGGCCACGATCGCGGCGGTCTTCGCCACGCGAGGATGGTTGCGCCGGTTGGTGGGTGTGGTCGTCGCCGTGCTGGCGGCGGTCGCGGCGGTGCCGGGATTCTGGCTGCTGCAGCATCGCGGCAATACCGCCGAACGGGCCGCGCAGTTGGCCGAGTTGCGGGTGTTCGAGCACGGCGGCGCGGTGCAGACGGCGATCTGGCCGGAGTGGCTGTCGCTGCTGGGCGCGCTCGCCGCGTTCGTGGCCGGGCTGCTACTGGTGCGCATGCCCGCCGAGTCCGCCCGCATGTCCGGCAAGTACGACAATCCGGCCGTCCGGAAGTCCGCGGCGACCGCACAGGTTGCCCGACATCACGCGGGGCAGCGTGAGACGGAATCCGCATCACAGCAGACGGCGACGGGCCAATTGTCCGGTCGTGTGCTGTGGGACGCGCTCGACGAAGGTGTCGATCCGACCGACGAGGAGTCCAATCACGATGCCGCGCATCCTGATCCGGGTAAGGGCGGATCAGGCGACAACCACCGGTGA
- a CDS encoding TM2 domain-containing protein, which yields MTDPFDKQPGQDGPQYGAPGTGPQYGQQRPYGQQPYGQQPQPGQQPYPGPDQFHGQQGFGQPVQPYGQQPAPFGAPAPGGPYAGDPEAPYGRDQFGVPLSDKSKLTAGLLSLFLGHFGIGRFYLGYTTIGVLQLITCGGCGVWALIDGIMILTGKVPDLQGRPLRD from the coding sequence GTGACCGACCCATTCGACAAGCAGCCGGGGCAGGACGGGCCGCAGTACGGGGCGCCCGGGACCGGGCCGCAGTACGGCCAGCAGCGGCCGTACGGCCAGCAGCCCTACGGCCAGCAGCCGCAACCCGGCCAGCAGCCGTACCCGGGCCCGGATCAGTTCCATGGACAGCAGGGTTTCGGGCAGCCGGTGCAGCCCTACGGCCAGCAGCCCGCGCCGTTCGGCGCCCCCGCCCCCGGCGGCCCCTACGCCGGCGATCCGGAAGCGCCGTACGGCCGTGACCAGTTCGGCGTGCCGCTGTCGGACAAGAGCAAGCTGACCGCGGGCCTGCTGTCGCTGTTCCTCGGCCACTTCGGCATCGGCCGCTTCTACCTCGGCTACACCACCATCGGCGTCCTGCAGCTGATCACCTGCGGCGGCTGCGGCGTCTGGGCCCTGATCGACGGCATCATGATCCTCACCGGCAAAGTGCCCGACCTCCAGGGCCGCCCCCTGCGCGATTAG
- the trpA gene encoding tryptophan synthase subunit alpha, giving the protein MSQQSRLANTFAACREDNRAALIGYLPAGYPDVQGSIDACRAMVESGCDVIEVGVAYSDPVMDGPTIQHAAEQALAGGVRVRDVFEVVEAISQAGGKAVVMTYWNPVLKYGVDTFARDLAAAGGLGLITPNLIPEEADDWFVASSTHNLDRIFLVAPSSTEERLVKTLEASKGFVYAASTMGVTGARDAVSSMAPALCGRIRAHSDIPIGVGLGVRNGAQAAEIASYADGVIVGSALVSAAAQGLDAVRALTEELAQGVRSAPVSS; this is encoded by the coding sequence GTGAGCCAGCAGTCGCGTCTCGCCAACACCTTCGCGGCCTGCCGCGAGGACAATCGGGCGGCACTGATCGGCTACCTGCCCGCCGGCTACCCGGACGTGCAGGGCTCCATCGACGCCTGCCGCGCCATGGTCGAATCCGGTTGCGACGTCATCGAAGTCGGCGTCGCCTACTCCGATCCGGTGATGGACGGCCCGACCATTCAGCACGCCGCCGAGCAGGCGCTCGCGGGCGGCGTGCGGGTGCGCGACGTGTTCGAGGTCGTGGAGGCCATCTCCCAGGCCGGCGGCAAGGCCGTCGTCATGACCTACTGGAACCCGGTGCTCAAGTACGGCGTCGACACCTTCGCCCGCGATCTCGCGGCGGCGGGCGGGCTCGGCCTGATCACCCCGAACCTGATCCCGGAGGAGGCCGACGACTGGTTCGTGGCGTCCTCGACCCACAATCTGGACCGCATCTTCCTGGTCGCGCCGTCCTCCACCGAGGAACGGCTGGTCAAGACCTTGGAAGCGTCCAAGGGTTTCGTGTACGCGGCCTCGACCATGGGGGTCACCGGTGCGCGCGACGCGGTCTCGTCCATGGCTCCGGCGCTGTGCGGGCGGATTCGCGCCCACTCCGATATTCCGATCGGGGTCGGTCTGGGCGTGCGCAATGGCGCGCAGGCCGCCGAAATCGCCTCCTACGCCGACGGTGTCATCGTCGGTTCGGCGCTGGTGAGCGCGGCCGCGCAGGGTCTGGACGCGGTTCGGGCGTTGACCGAGGAATTGGCGCAGGGCGTTCGCTCGGCCCCGGTATCCTCGTAA
- a CDS encoding transporter substrate-binding domain-containing protein — MRRKLAAVMLAVVAAAGLVACSSSKDDANVLKVGTEGNYSPFTYQDNGSLTGYDVDVIKAVGDKIGKKVEFTTAPWDSLFAALESKRVDLIANQVTVNDARQQKYSLSQPYTVSEGVIVTKTGNDGIHTLADLNGKTCAQSETSNWADVAKKAGCKVEAIPGFVEATQLLKTGRADATVNDTLAVNAYTKQQGAGTVQIVGKTGETSRQAFAARKDEQSLTDQIDQALDELRADGTLAKISDKYFGTDVSK, encoded by the coding sequence GTGCGCCGTAAGCTCGCCGCCGTCATGCTCGCCGTAGTCGCCGCCGCGGGACTGGTCGCATGCAGCTCCAGCAAGGACGACGCGAATGTCCTCAAAGTCGGCACCGAGGGCAACTATTCGCCGTTCACCTACCAGGACAACGGCAGCCTGACCGGCTACGACGTGGACGTGATCAAGGCCGTCGGCGACAAGATCGGCAAGAAGGTCGAGTTCACCACCGCCCCGTGGGACTCGCTGTTCGCCGCCCTCGAATCCAAGCGCGTCGACCTCATCGCCAACCAGGTCACCGTCAATGACGCACGGCAGCAGAAGTATTCGCTCTCGCAGCCCTACACCGTCTCCGAGGGCGTCATCGTCACCAAGACCGGCAACGACGGCATTCACACCCTCGCCGACCTCAACGGCAAGACCTGCGCGCAGTCGGAGACCAGCAACTGGGCCGACGTCGCCAAGAAGGCGGGCTGCAAGGTCGAGGCCATTCCCGGCTTCGTGGAGGCCACCCAGCTGCTCAAGACCGGCCGCGCCGACGCCACCGTCAACGACACCCTCGCGGTGAACGCCTACACCAAGCAGCAGGGCGCCGGCACCGTCCAGATCGTCGGCAAGACCGGTGAGACCTCCAGGCAGGCGTTCGCCGCCCGCAAGGACGAGCAGTCGCTGACCGATCAGATCGACCAGGCGCTCGACGAACTGCGCGCGGACGGCACGCTGGCCAAGATCTCGGACAAGTACTTCGGCACCGACGTCAGCAAGTAA
- a CDS encoding anthranilate synthase component I: MHGSHGLPPNAAIDTTTSREQFRSLAADHRVVPVVRKVLADSETPLSAYRKLAADRPGTFLLESAENGRSWSRWSFIGAGAPSALTVVDGVAAWLGQTPADAPVGGDPLVALRESLEVLRTERLPGLPPLTGGLVGYLGYDTVRRLERLPLLAADDLQIPEMVLMLATDLAAFDHHEGAITLIANAVNWNGTDERVDEAYDDAVARLDRMTEALAAPADSTVSVFDRPEPEFRRQRTSDEFGAGVRRLVKEIEAGEAFQVVLSQRFEMDYHGTPLDLYRMLRASNPSPYMYLMHIPDGSGGTAFSIVGSSPESLVTVKDGVATTHPIAGTRWRGVTEEDDLLLEKGLLADEKENAEHLMLVDLGRNDLGRVCEPGTVKVTEYRHVERYSHVMHLVSTVSGRLKPGKVALDAVQACFPAGTLSGAPKVRAMELIEELEPTRRGVYAGVVGYLDFAGDADTAIAIRTALLKDGTAYVQAGAGIVADSDPDYEDVESRNKAMAVLKAIAAAETVRAYRPSGSEQ, from the coding sequence ATGCACGGCTCGCATGGTTTGCCTCCGAACGCGGCTATCGACACCACCACCTCGCGGGAGCAGTTCCGGTCGCTCGCGGCCGACCACCGGGTGGTCCCGGTGGTCCGAAAGGTGTTGGCGGACTCGGAGACTCCGCTCTCGGCCTACCGGAAACTGGCCGCCGACCGGCCCGGCACCTTCCTGCTGGAATCGGCGGAGAACGGCCGGTCCTGGTCGCGCTGGTCGTTCATCGGCGCGGGCGCGCCCAGCGCGCTGACCGTGGTCGACGGCGTGGCGGCGTGGCTCGGGCAGACCCCGGCCGACGCCCCGGTGGGCGGCGATCCGCTGGTCGCGCTGCGCGAATCCCTCGAGGTCCTGCGCACCGAGCGGCTGCCCGGTCTGCCGCCGCTGACCGGCGGCCTGGTCGGCTACCTCGGCTACGACACCGTCCGCCGCCTCGAACGCCTGCCCCTGCTGGCCGCCGACGATCTCCAGATCCCGGAGATGGTCCTCATGCTGGCCACCGACCTGGCCGCCTTCGACCACCACGAGGGCGCGATCACCCTCATCGCCAATGCCGTCAACTGGAACGGCACCGACGAGCGGGTGGACGAGGCCTACGACGACGCGGTCGCCCGGCTGGACCGCATGACCGAGGCCCTCGCGGCTCCCGCGGACTCCACCGTGTCGGTCTTCGATCGCCCCGAACCCGAGTTCCGCCGCCAGCGCACCTCCGACGAATTCGGTGCGGGCGTGCGCCGACTGGTCAAGGAGATCGAGGCGGGCGAGGCGTTCCAGGTCGTGCTGTCGCAGCGCTTCGAGATGGACTACCACGGGACCCCGCTGGATCTGTATCGCATGCTGCGGGCCTCGAACCCGAGCCCGTACATGTACCTGATGCACATTCCGGACGGTTCGGGCGGCACCGCGTTCTCCATCGTCGGTTCCAGCCCGGAATCGCTGGTGACGGTCAAGGACGGCGTGGCCACCACGCATCCGATCGCGGGCACCCGCTGGCGCGGGGTCACCGAGGAGGACGATCTCCTGCTCGAGAAGGGTCTGCTGGCCGACGAGAAGGAGAACGCCGAGCACCTGATGCTCGTCGACCTCGGCCGCAACGATCTGGGCCGGGTCTGCGAACCGGGCACCGTGAAGGTCACCGAATACCGTCACGTGGAACGCTATTCGCACGTCATGCACCTGGTGTCGACGGTGTCCGGTCGCCTCAAGCCCGGCAAGGTCGCCCTCGACGCGGTGCAGGCGTGCTTCCCGGCGGGCACTCTTTCGGGCGCGCCGAAGGTCCGCGCCATGGAGTTGATCGAGGAACTCGAACCCACCCGCCGCGGCGTCTACGCGGGCGTGGTCGGCTATCTCGACTTCGCCGGCGACGCCGACACCGCCATCGCCATTCGCACCGCCCTGCTCAAGGACGGCACCGCCTACGTCCAGGCCGGCGCCGGCATCGTCGCCGACTCCGACCCGGACTACGAGGACGTCGAATCCCGCAACAAGGCCATGGCCGTACTCAAGGCCATCGCCGCCGCGGAAACCGTGCGCGCCTACCGCCCGTCCGGCTCGGAACAATGA
- a CDS encoding MarR family winged helix-turn-helix transcriptional regulator, translated as MTKWLNPKEQRAWRTLVALTTRLPAALDTQLQRESGITHFEFFVMTLLSEEPGHRLQLSELAQKANASLSRLSHVVSKLERLGWAQRVTISGRRGAQAVLTDAGFRKVTEAAPGYLECVRGLVFDGLDAEQTAQLLELGETLVAQLDKGMARGIGRSGHPIAHLDIDGPEPG; from the coding sequence GTGACCAAGTGGTTGAATCCCAAGGAACAGCGAGCTTGGCGTACCCTTGTCGCGCTCACCACCAGACTTCCCGCCGCGCTGGATACTCAGCTGCAACGTGAGTCGGGGATTACCCATTTCGAATTCTTCGTGATGACTCTGCTCTCCGAAGAACCAGGACACCGGTTGCAACTGAGCGAGCTTGCGCAAAAGGCAAACGCATCGCTATCGCGGCTCTCGCATGTGGTCTCCAAACTCGAGCGCCTCGGCTGGGCCCAGCGCGTCACCATCAGCGGACGCCGCGGCGCGCAGGCGGTGCTGACCGACGCCGGCTTCCGCAAGGTCACCGAGGCCGCGCCCGGCTATCTGGAATGCGTGCGCGGCCTGGTGTTCGACGGTCTGGACGCCGAGCAGACCGCGCAGCTGCTCGAGCTCGGGGAGACCCTGGTCGCCCAGCTGGACAAGGGCATGGCCCGCGGCATCGGCCGTTCGGGACACCCGATCGCGCACCTCGACATCGACGGG
- a CDS encoding permease: MTTPSIESSEGKRSSFVTWRNRIIAGVIALVVLWLAYLILAAFIPRWWAQRIAEMVGSSFAKGIWYGLLMGLLCTAVPLFLLLTAGLSWRKRGGRFIAGAAAVLALIAAIPNLMTLTIVLGDSNAAHAGQRILDVDGPGFRGAVLVGAIVAAVLFAAAAFLLVRRRFRRHRADRRRVEPEKPRVSPETPANPPELGTN, encoded by the coding sequence ATGACTACGCCGAGCATCGAATCGTCGGAGGGCAAGCGGTCCAGCTTCGTCACGTGGCGCAATCGCATCATCGCGGGAGTCATCGCGCTGGTCGTGCTGTGGCTGGCGTATCTCATCCTGGCGGCGTTCATTCCGCGCTGGTGGGCGCAGCGCATTGCCGAAATGGTGGGTTCGAGTTTCGCAAAAGGGATCTGGTACGGCCTGCTGATGGGCTTGCTATGTACGGCTGTGCCACTTTTTCTGCTGCTGACCGCCGGACTCAGCTGGCGTAAACGGGGCGGTAGGTTTATTGCGGGCGCCGCCGCCGTTCTCGCGCTCATCGCCGCCATACCGAATTTGATGACGCTGACCATCGTGCTCGGCGATTCCAATGCCGCACACGCCGGACAGCGCATTCTCGATGTCGACGGTCCCGGATTCCGCGGCGCGGTCCTGGTCGGCGCGATCGTGGCCGCCGTGCTGTTCGCGGCGGCGGCATTCCTGTTGGTGCGCAGGCGATTCCGCCGCCATCGTGCCGATCGCCGCCGCGTGGAACCGGAAAAGCCGCGCGTGTCACCGGAAACTCCGGCAAATCCTCCAGAACTCGGCACGAACTGA
- the trpC gene encoding indole-3-glycerol phosphate synthase TrpC: MTVLDSILDGVRADVAAREAVLDFQAVKAAAAKAKSPRDAKAALHGEGIGVIAEVKRSSPSKGALADIPNPADLARAYEDGGARIISVLTEQRRFGGSLADLDAVRQAVDIPILRKDFIVGPYQIHEARAHGADVILLIVAALEQDVLASLLDRTESLGMTALVEVHTEEEADRALQAGASVIGVNARNLKTLEVDRDVFARIAPGLPSEVIRVAESGIRGTADLLAYAGAGADAVLVGEGLVTSGDPRAAVAELVTAGTHPSCPKPVRRGR; encoded by the coding sequence ATGACGGTACTCGACTCGATTCTCGACGGGGTCCGCGCGGATGTGGCCGCTCGCGAAGCCGTTCTGGACTTCCAAGCAGTGAAGGCCGCCGCCGCGAAGGCCAAGTCTCCGCGTGACGCCAAGGCGGCCCTGCACGGCGAAGGCATCGGCGTGATCGCCGAGGTGAAGCGTTCCAGCCCCTCCAAGGGCGCGCTCGCGGACATCCCCAACCCCGCCGACCTGGCCCGCGCCTACGAGGACGGCGGCGCGCGCATCATCAGCGTGCTGACCGAGCAGCGCCGTTTCGGCGGGTCGCTCGCCGACCTGGACGCCGTGCGCCAGGCCGTGGACATCCCGATCCTGCGCAAGGACTTCATCGTCGGCCCGTACCAGATCCACGAGGCCCGCGCCCACGGCGCGGACGTGATCCTGCTGATCGTGGCCGCCCTGGAACAGGACGTACTGGCCTCGCTGCTCGACCGCACCGAATCGCTGGGCATGACCGCGCTGGTCGAGGTGCACACCGAGGAGGAGGCCGACCGCGCCCTGCAGGCCGGCGCCAGCGTCATCGGGGTGAACGCCCGCAATCTCAAAACCCTCGAGGTGGATCGGGATGTGTTCGCGCGCATCGCCCCCGGCCTGCCCAGCGAGGTCATCCGGGTCGCCGAGTCCGGCATCCGCGGCACCGCGGACCTGCTGGCCTACGCCGGTGCGGGCGCGGACGCCGTGCTCGTCGGCGAGGGCCTGGTGACCAGCGGCGATCCGCGCGCCGCGGTGGCCGAACTGGTGACCGCCGGGACCCACCCGTCCTGCCCGAAGCCGGTTCGCCGGGGACGGTGA
- a CDS encoding amino acid ABC transporter permease, producing MDDATWALIQHNLWPMLKATVTSTLPLTAVSFGIGLVIALFVALARMSSNWALSAVARFYISIIRGTPLLVQLFIIFYGLPNFHIVIDPFPAAVIAFSLNVGGYAAEIIRASILSVADGQWEASYAVGMSYAQALRLVILPQGARIAVPPLSNTLISLVKDTSLASTILVTELLRTAQMAAAPTFDFFALYGVAAIYYWVICLVLGFGQTRLETVLARHVAR from the coding sequence ATGGACGACGCCACCTGGGCGCTGATTCAACACAACCTGTGGCCGATGCTGAAGGCCACCGTCACCTCGACGCTGCCGCTGACGGCCGTCAGCTTCGGGATCGGGCTGGTGATCGCGCTGTTCGTGGCGCTGGCCCGGATGTCGAGCAATTGGGCGCTGTCGGCGGTCGCGCGGTTCTACATCTCGATCATTCGCGGCACGCCGCTGCTGGTGCAGCTGTTCATCATCTTCTACGGCCTGCCCAATTTCCATATCGTCATCGACCCGTTCCCGGCGGCGGTCATCGCGTTCAGCCTGAACGTGGGCGGCTATGCGGCCGAGATCATCCGGGCCTCGATCCTGTCGGTCGCCGACGGGCAGTGGGAGGCGTCGTACGCGGTCGGCATGAGCTACGCGCAGGCGCTGCGGCTGGTCATCCTGCCGCAGGGCGCGCGGATCGCGGTGCCTCCCTTGTCCAACACCCTCATCTCGTTGGTGAAGGACACCTCCCTCGCCTCGACCATCCTCGTGACGGAGTTGCTGCGCACCGCGCAAATGGCCGCCGCACCGACTTTCGACTTCTTCGCGCTGTATGGGGTCGCGGCAATCTACTACTGGGTAATATGCCTGGTACTGGGCTTCGGTCAAACCCGTCTGGAAACCGTCCTGGCCCGCCATGTCGCACGCTGA
- a CDS encoding peroxiredoxin yields the protein MKTGQLAPNFELPDQSGTLRSLEALLADGPVVLFFYPAANTPVCTAEACHFRDLATEFAAAGASCVGISADSVEVQAGFADKQALGYPVLSDPGAKVAGEFGVKRGLLGAIVPVKRTTFVIDRDRTIAKVISSEMRANVHADEALKFLRERAGA from the coding sequence ATGAAGACAGGTCAGCTCGCGCCGAACTTCGAGCTTCCGGATCAGTCAGGGACCCTGCGTTCGCTCGAGGCGTTGCTCGCGGACGGGCCGGTCGTGTTGTTCTTCTATCCCGCGGCGAATACGCCGGTGTGCACCGCGGAGGCGTGCCACTTCCGGGATCTGGCAACGGAATTCGCGGCGGCGGGGGCCAGTTGCGTGGGGATCAGCGCGGATTCGGTCGAGGTGCAGGCGGGGTTCGCGGACAAGCAGGCGCTGGGATATCCGGTGCTGTCGGATCCGGGCGCGAAGGTGGCGGGCGAGTTCGGGGTGAAGCGGGGGCTGCTGGGGGCGATCGTGCCGGTGAAGCGGACGACGTTCGTCATCGACCGGGATCGCACCATCGCCAAGGTCATCTCCAGTGAGATGCGCGCGAACGTGCACGCCGACGAGGCGTTGAAGTTCCTGCGCGAGCGCGCGGGCGCCTAG
- the trpB gene encoding tryptophan synthase subunit beta, whose protein sequence is MSEAVTHKSHEPDLGGHFGVYGGRHVPEALMAVIEEVTAEYDKCRVDPNFLDELDRLQRDYTGRPSPVFECKNLAKHAGGARIFLKREDLNHTGSHKINNVLGQVLLAKRMNKTRVIAETGAGQHGVATATACALLGIECVIYMGAVDTVRQQLNVARMRLLGAEVISVTTGSQTLKDAINEALRDWVTNAEATYYCFGTAAGPHPFPLMVRDFQRIIGMEARQQIQAHTGQLPDAVTACVGGGSNAIGIFHAFIDDPGVRLIGYEAAGDGVETGRHAATFTGGTPGAFQGAYSYLLQDEDGQTIESHSISAGLDYPGVGPEHAYLKDIGRAEYYPITDTEAMDALLLLSRAEGIIPAIESAHAVAGAIKLGRELGEGKIIVVNLSGRGDKDMDTAAQWFGLFDKPEGDNQ, encoded by the coding sequence ATGAGCGAGGCCGTCACGCACAAGAGCCACGAACCCGATCTGGGCGGGCACTTCGGCGTCTACGGCGGCCGCCACGTCCCCGAGGCGCTGATGGCCGTGATCGAAGAGGTCACCGCCGAATACGACAAGTGCCGGGTCGATCCGAACTTCCTCGACGAACTCGACCGGCTGCAGCGCGACTACACCGGCCGGCCCTCGCCGGTGTTCGAATGCAAGAACCTGGCCAAGCACGCCGGCGGGGCGCGCATCTTCCTCAAGCGGGAAGACTTGAACCACACCGGTTCTCACAAAATCAACAATGTGCTCGGGCAGGTGCTGCTGGCCAAGCGCATGAACAAGACCCGCGTCATCGCCGAGACCGGCGCGGGCCAGCACGGCGTCGCCACCGCCACCGCGTGCGCGCTGCTGGGTATCGAATGCGTCATCTACATGGGCGCGGTCGACACCGTGCGCCAGCAGTTGAACGTGGCCCGCATGCGCCTGCTCGGCGCCGAAGTCATCAGTGTGACAACGGGTTCGCAGACGCTCAAGGACGCCATCAACGAGGCGCTGCGCGACTGGGTCACCAATGCCGAGGCGACCTACTACTGCTTCGGCACGGCCGCGGGCCCGCATCCGTTCCCGCTCATGGTGCGCGACTTCCAGCGCATCATCGGCATGGAGGCGCGGCAGCAGATCCAGGCGCACACCGGGCAGCTGCCGGACGCCGTAACCGCCTGTGTCGGTGGCGGTTCCAACGCCATCGGCATCTTCCACGCCTTCATCGACGATCCGGGCGTGCGCCTGATCGGCTACGAGGCCGCCGGCGACGGCGTCGAAACCGGCCGTCACGCCGCCACTTTCACCGGTGGCACCCCGGGCGCGTTCCAGGGCGCGTACTCGTACCTGCTGCAGGACGAGGACGGGCAGACCATCGAATCCCATTCCATCTCAGCGGGTCTCGACTACCCGGGCGTGGGTCCCGAGCACGCCTACCTCAAGGACATCGGCCGGGCCGAGTACTACCCGATCACCGATACCGAGGCCATGGACGCGCTGCTGCTGCTGAGCCGCGCCGAGGGCATCATCCCGGCCATCGAGTCGGCGCACGCGGTGGCGGGCGCTATCAAGCTGGGCCGCGAACTGGGCGAGGGCAAGATCATCGTCGTGAACCTGTCCGGCCGCGGCGACAAGGACATGGACACGGCCGCCCAGTGGTTCGGGCTGTTCGACAAGCCCGAGGGGGACAACCAGTGA
- the lgt gene encoding prolipoprotein diacylglyceryl transferase, protein MTLRALAESTGADVLAYIPSPPRGVWNIGPFPLRAYAICIIIGIIAAIWLGEKRWTARGGQSGQVLDVAMFAVPFGLIGGRLYHVATDWQKYFGAGGHPINALKIWEGGLGIWGAVLLGGIGAWIGCRVYRIPLPAFGDAIAPGILLAQAIGRLGNYFNQELYGRATTMPWGLEIYQRFDSNGGLDMMNGTAGGAAIRIVQPTFLYELIWNLLGVGALLYLDRKFRIGHGRLFALYVAIYCFGRFFVELLRDDEATHILGLRVNTFTSAIVFVCAVAYFLFATKGRETAEQLRPGIVRPWPWQFGELRAFGAAGTAAETATESDVSDKLEDSESVDLEKTGATGESAGESETESPTHGNESETERDNSSESGGSEPEAEESADQAKTVESGKNNS, encoded by the coding sequence GTGACCTTACGAGCCCTTGCCGAGAGCACCGGCGCTGATGTCCTGGCGTACATTCCCAGCCCGCCGCGCGGGGTCTGGAACATCGGGCCGTTCCCGCTGCGGGCCTATGCGATCTGCATCATCATCGGCATCATCGCGGCCATCTGGCTGGGGGAGAAGCGGTGGACCGCGCGCGGCGGGCAGTCCGGGCAGGTGCTGGACGTGGCCATGTTCGCGGTGCCGTTCGGTCTGATCGGCGGGCGGCTCTACCACGTGGCCACCGACTGGCAGAAGTACTTCGGCGCGGGCGGGCATCCGATCAACGCGCTGAAGATCTGGGAGGGCGGCCTCGGGATCTGGGGTGCGGTGCTGCTCGGCGGGATCGGCGCGTGGATCGGCTGCCGCGTCTATCGGATCCCGTTGCCCGCCTTCGGCGATGCCATCGCGCCGGGCATCCTGCTGGCCCAGGCCATCGGCCGGCTCGGCAACTATTTCAACCAGGAACTCTACGGCCGGGCCACCACCATGCCGTGGGGTCTCGAGATCTACCAGCGCTTCGACAGCAATGGCGGGCTCGACATGATGAACGGCACGGCGGGCGGCGCCGCCATTCGCATCGTGCAGCCGACGTTCCTGTACGAGCTGATCTGGAATCTGCTCGGCGTCGGCGCCCTGCTCTACCTGGACCGCAAGTTCCGCATCGGCCACGGGCGGCTGTTCGCGCTGTATGTCGCGATCTACTGCTTCGGCCGGTTCTTCGTCGAACTGCTGCGCGACGACGAGGCCACCCACATTCTGGGGCTTCGGGTCAATACCTTCACCTCGGCGATCGTGTTCGTCTGCGCCGTGGCCTATTTCCTGTTCGCCACCAAGGGGCGGGAGACGGCCGAGCAGTTGCGGCCCGGGATCGTGCGACCGTGGCCGTGGCAGTTCGGTGAGTTGCGGGCCTTCGGTGCGGCAGGGACGGCGGCCGAAACCGCTACGGAATCAGACGTTTCCGACAAATTGGAGGATTCGGAATCGGTCGATCTGGAGAAAACCGGTGCGACCGGGGAATCCGCGGGGGAGAGCGAGACCGAATCTCCTACGCACGGCAACGAATCCGAGACCGAGCGCGATAACTCCTCAGAATCCGGTGGTTCCGAGCCGGAGGCCGAGGAGTCCGCTGACCAGGCGAAAACCGTCGAGTCGGGCAAGAATAACTCCTGA